The Pangasianodon hypophthalmus isolate fPanHyp1 chromosome 5, fPanHyp1.pri, whole genome shotgun sequence genome includes a window with the following:
- the LOC128318364 gene encoding histone H4, with product MSGRGKGGKGLGKGGAKRHRKVLRDNIQGITKPAIRRLARRGGVKRISGLIYEETRGVLKVFLENVIRDAVTYTEHAKRKTVTAMDVVYALKRQGRTLYGFGG from the coding sequence ATGTCTGGCAGAGGCAAGGGCGGAAAGGGGCTCGGCAAAGGAGGCGCCAAGCGTCACCGTAAAGTTCTTCGCGATAACATCCAGGGAATCACCAAGCCGGCTATTCGCCGTCTGGCTCGCCGTGGCGGTGTTAAGCGTATTTCCGGTCTGATCTACGAAGAGACTCGCGGTGTGCTGAAGGTGTTCCTGGAGAACGTGATCCGCGACGCCGTCACCTACACCGAGCATGCCAAGAGGAAGACGGTCACCGCCATGGATGTGGTGTACGCCCTGAAACGCCAGGGACGCACCCTGTACGGCTTCGGCGGTTAA
- the LOC128318323 gene encoding histone H1-like, whose protein sequence is MSAFKTSPPAAGREVPVLHSATAIDSFILLSSAHTDMAEVAPAPAAAPAKAPKKKAASRTKKAGPSVGELIVKAVSSSKERSGVSLAALKKALAAGGYDVEKNNSRVKLAVKSLVTKGTLVQTKGTGASGSFKLNKKQTEAKKPAKKAAPKPKKAAAKKPAAAKKPKKVAAKKPAAAAKKSPKKAKKPAAAAKKATKSPKKAKKPATPKKAAKSPKKAKAVKPKTAKPKAAKAKKAAPKKK, encoded by the coding sequence ATGTCTGCTTTTAAGACCAGCCCCCCGGCCGCGGGGAGGGAGGTTCCTGTGTTACACAGCGCCACAGCGATTGACTCTTTTATTCTACTTAgctccgcacacacagacatggcagAAGTCGCTCCCGCGCCCGCCGCCGCGCCGGCCAAAGCGCCCAAGAAGAAAGCAGCTTCGAGGACCAAGAAAGCGGGCCCCAGCGTCGGCGAGCTCATCGTCAAGGCGGTTTCCTCGTCCAAGGAGAGGAGCGGCGTGTCGCTCGCCGCTTTGAAGAAGGCTTTGGCTGCCGGCGGATACGATGTGGAGAAGAACAACTCCCGCGTCAAGCTCGCCGTCAAGAGCCTCGTGACAAAGGGCACTCTGGTGCAGACCAAAGGGACCGGCGCGTCTGGCTCTTTCAAGCTGAACAAGAAGCAGACCGAAGCCAAGAAGCCCGCAAAGAAAGCCGCGCCCAAACCCAAGAAGGCGGCAGCCAAGAAGCccgccgcggctaagaagcccaagAAGGTAGCGGCCAAGAaacccgccgccgccgccaagaaGTCTCCTAAGAAGGCGAAGAagcccgccgccgccgccaagaaAGCCACCAAGAGCCCCAAGAAGGCGAAGAAGCCGGCGACCCCTAAAAAGGCAGCCAAGAGCCCCAAGAAGGCAAAGGCTGTGAAGCCCAAGACAGCAAAGCCCAAAGCGGCAAAGGCGAAAAAGGCAGCccccaaaaagaaataa
- the LOC117597367 gene encoding histone H2B, translating into MPDPAKAAPKKGSKKAVTKTAGKGGKKRRKSRKESYAIYVYKVLKQVHPDTGISSKAMGIMNSFVNDIFERIAGESSRLAHYNKRSTITSREIQTAVRLLLPGELAKHAVSEGTKAVTKYTSSK; encoded by the coding sequence atgcCCGACCCAGCCAAGGCCGCTCCCAAGAAGGGATCCAAGAAAGCCGTGACCAAGACGGCCGGCAAAGGAGGCAAGAAGCGCAGAAAGTCCAGGAAGGAGAGCTACGCTATCTACGTGTACAAAGTCCTGAAGCAGGTGCACCCCGACACCGGCATTTCTTCTAAGGCGATGGGCATCATGAACTCGTTCGTGAACGACATCTTCGAGCGTATCGCCGGTGAGTCCTCTCGTCTGGCTCATTACAACAAGCGCTCCACCATCACCTCCAGGGAGATCCAGACCGCCGTGCGCCTGTTGCTTCCCGGCGAGCTGGCCAAGCACGCCGTGTCCGAGGGCACCAAGGCCGTCACCAAGTACACCAGCTCCAAGTAA